The Peribacillus simplex genome contains a region encoding:
- a CDS encoding LysR family transcriptional regulator substrate-binding protein → MDDGLIGSLSIGTVKTCFSYIPERLRFFRKEYPLVTFNIKSGDSFLLAQYLRNREIDFALVRLPIDMSDFSFLPLPTDKFVLVMPSEWELPKTMKMKDTLEIPLMLLQQTSGAGLYELVVDEYKKRGFELNIICECPDAAILLFLVREGVGATLLPESALLSYPLNGLKIIEIEDFILESKSAVVWLKDRYLSKSAKRFIETFNPTINQ, encoded by the coding sequence GTGGATGACGGACTCATAGGGTCACTATCAATCGGCACTGTAAAAACATGCTTTTCTTATATCCCTGAAAGGCTTCGATTCTTTCGTAAAGAGTATCCTCTTGTGACATTCAATATAAAGTCAGGAGATTCTTTTCTTTTAGCTCAATATCTACGGAACAGAGAAATTGATTTTGCTTTAGTACGCCTTCCTATCGATATGAGCGATTTTTCTTTTCTTCCTTTGCCCACAGATAAGTTTGTATTAGTCATGCCGAGTGAATGGGAATTGCCAAAAACAATGAAAATGAAGGATACTTTAGAGATTCCCCTTATGCTGCTGCAGCAGACAAGCGGCGCAGGATTATATGAACTAGTTGTGGATGAATATAAAAAACGCGGGTTTGAGCTCAATATTATTTGTGAGTGTCCAGATGCAGCCATACTTTTATTTCTTGTAAGGGAAGGAGTAGGAGCAACTTTACTGCCAGAATCAGCTTTGCTGTCTTATCCGCTCAACGGGTTAAAAATAATAGAAATAGAAGACTTCATCCTTGAATCAAAATCTGCTGTGGTTTGGCTGAAAGACCGTTACCTATCGAAAAGTGCTAAACGGTTTATTGAGACATTCAATCCTACCATTAACCAGTAA
- a CDS encoding 5-carboxymethyl-2-hydroxymuconate Delta-isomerase: MPHIIVEYTDNLRKEADIPNLLKELNSVLISRSDIFPTGGIRSRAFELKDYRIADGAENDAFVHTILKIGSGRSDLDKKGVCDELFEVIKGHFTDLFARRYLALSMELIEFIEAGTYKHNNIHKRFRNS; encoded by the coding sequence ATGCCACATATTATTGTTGAATATACCGATAACTTAAGAAAAGAAGCAGACATTCCCAATTTACTCAAAGAATTAAATAGTGTTTTGATTAGCCGTAGCGATATTTTTCCGACTGGAGGGATCCGTTCAAGAGCTTTTGAACTTAAGGATTATCGAATAGCAGACGGTGCAGAAAACGATGCATTTGTTCATACGATTTTGAAAATCGGATCGGGTCGGTCGGATTTGGATAAGAAAGGGGTCTGTGACGAACTATTCGAGGTAATCAAGGGGCACTTTACCGACCTGTTTGCCCGACGTTACCTGGCTTTGTCCATGGAGCTGATTGAATTTATTGAGGCTGGCACTTATAAGCACAACAATATCCATAAGCGTTTCAGAAATAGTTAG
- a CDS encoding MTH1187 family thiamine-binding protein yields MAIVDVTVIPVGTQTPSVSSYVADIQRVLKQYENKGEIRFQLTPMNTIIEGELPKLFEVIQAMHEVPFEKGLARVCTNIRIDDRRDKERRMEDKVKRVNGMLEE; encoded by the coding sequence ATGGCAATAGTTGATGTAACGGTTATTCCTGTCGGTACACAAACTCCAAGTGTTAGCAGTTATGTGGCAGATATTCAAAGAGTATTAAAGCAATATGAAAATAAGGGAGAAATCCGTTTTCAACTGACTCCCATGAATACAATCATTGAAGGCGAGCTGCCTAAATTGTTTGAAGTGATCCAAGCGATGCACGAAGTGCCGTTTGAAAAAGGTCTTGCTAGAGTTTGTACGAATATCCGAATCGATGACCGTCGTGATAAAGAACGCAGGATGGAAGACAAAGTAAAGCGAGTGAATGGCATGCTTGAGGAATAG